The following proteins are co-located in the Primulina tabacum isolate GXHZ01 chromosome 11, ASM2559414v2, whole genome shotgun sequence genome:
- the LOC142518120 gene encoding uncharacterized protein LOC142518120 isoform X2: MTPLIGNLSDAYGRKSLLMIPMILSTIPFSILAVKRTTEFFYVYYALKTITSMVCDGGVICLSLGYVADNVSEGKRVSAFGMFSGVISAATVFGTLAARLLPTAQIFQVAAVSSVAAVVYMRIFLKDTARDIEPLEEPILKPGKGTTGAGNESLENTETVKKISLPKHIIRLLSSSVTFSLASFVAFFNSLAEAGIQAFLMYFLKARFHFNKDQFADIWLITYITATISNMVLMPVLGSLLGEETLLCLGLFAGFVNMLLDSIAWAPWVPYASALLGLLLSLASPSIRCIISKQVGPYEQGIAQGCILGISALANVASPLIFSPLSALFLSNSAPFNFPGFSILCVGLSWFIGFLLSTMMKILPVLSRRRNQPCTLA, translated from the exons ATGACGCCGCTGATTGGGAATTTATCCGATGCTTATGGTCGGAAAAGTTTGCTCATGATCCCCATGATCCTCTCCACTATTCCGTTCT CGATATTGGCGGTGAAGAGGACTACTGAATTCTTCTATGTGTACTATGCTTTGAAGACTATAACATCCATGGTTTGCGATGGCGGCGTTATTTGCCTTTCTCTCGGTTATGTG GCGGATAATGTATCGGAGGGGAAGCGTGTTTCTGCTTTTGGAATGTTTTCTGGTGTAATATCTGCTGCAACAGTTTTCGGTACATTAGCTGCTCGATTACTTCCGACTGCTCAAATTTTTCAG GTGGCCGCAGTTTCATCTGTAGCTGCAGTTGTGTACATGAGAATTTTTCTCAAGGATACTGCTCGTGATATTGAACCTCTGGAGGAACCAATCTTGAAGCCAGGGaagggaaccactggagctggTAATGAATCATTGGAAAACACAGAGACCGTCAAGAAAATATCTTTGCCAAAGCATATAATTCGCTTGTTGAGTAGCAG CGTTACATTTTCGCTAGCATCATTTGTTGCTTTCTTCAATAGCCTGGCAGAGGCGGGGATTCAAGCTTTCTTGATG TATTTCTTGAAGGCACGCTTCCACTTCAACAAAGACCAATTCGCTGATATATGGCTCATTACCTACATTACAGCAACCATATCAAAT ATGGTCTTGATGCCCGTTTTGGGTTCACTCCTTGGAGAGGAGACATTACTTTGTTTAGGACTTTTTGCCGGATTTGTTAAT ATGCTACTCGACAGCATAGCTTGGGCACCATGG GTACCTTACGCTTCTGCTTTGTTGGGCCTCCTCCTTAGCCTTGCAAGTCCTAGC ATAAGATGCATTATTTCAAAACAAGTCGGACCCTATGAACAGGGTATCGCTCAAGGATGCATTTTGGGCATATCAGCATTAGCCAATGTCGCATCTCCATTAATTTTCAGTCCTCTTTCAG CATTATTCTTGTCCAATTCCGCTCCATTTAATTTCCCTGGTTTCAGCATTCTTTGCGTTGGTCTTTCCTGG TTCATTGGTTTCCTTTTAAGTACAATGATGAAGATTCTCCCAGTTTTGTCAAGACGACGGAATCAGCCATGCACATTGGCCTAA
- the LOC142518120 gene encoding uncharacterized protein LOC142518120 isoform X1, whose product MDNWKNLIHLFVTIFLSYFASLLVNPTIADVTLAAVCPGEDECSLAIYLTGFQQAIAGLGSVIMTPLIGNLSDAYGRKSLLMIPMILSTIPFSILAVKRTTEFFYVYYALKTITSMVCDGGVICLSLGYVADNVSEGKRVSAFGMFSGVISAATVFGTLAARLLPTAQIFQVAAVSSVAAVVYMRIFLKDTARDIEPLEEPILKPGKGTTGAGNESLENTETVKKISLPKHIIRLLSSSVTFSLASFVAFFNSLAEAGIQAFLMYFLKARFHFNKDQFADIWLITYITATISNMVLMPVLGSLLGEETLLCLGLFAGFVNMLLDSIAWAPWVPYASALLGLLLSLASPSIRCIISKQVGPYEQGIAQGCILGISALANVASPLIFSPLSALFLSNSAPFNFPGFSILCVGLSWFIGFLLSTMMKILPVLSRRRNQPCTLA is encoded by the exons ATGGATAACTGGAAAAATTTGATCCACCTGTTCGTGACGATATTTCTATCTTATTTCGCGTCATTACTGGTGAACCCGACGATCGCGGACGTCACCCTTGCTGCCGTTTGCCCCGGAGAAGATGAATGTTCCCTCGCCATATATCTTACAGGCTTCCAGCAGGCG ATTGCAGGATTAGGTTCTGTGATTATGACGCCGCTGATTGGGAATTTATCCGATGCTTATGGTCGGAAAAGTTTGCTCATGATCCCCATGATCCTCTCCACTATTCCGTTCT CGATATTGGCGGTGAAGAGGACTACTGAATTCTTCTATGTGTACTATGCTTTGAAGACTATAACATCCATGGTTTGCGATGGCGGCGTTATTTGCCTTTCTCTCGGTTATGTG GCGGATAATGTATCGGAGGGGAAGCGTGTTTCTGCTTTTGGAATGTTTTCTGGTGTAATATCTGCTGCAACAGTTTTCGGTACATTAGCTGCTCGATTACTTCCGACTGCTCAAATTTTTCAG GTGGCCGCAGTTTCATCTGTAGCTGCAGTTGTGTACATGAGAATTTTTCTCAAGGATACTGCTCGTGATATTGAACCTCTGGAGGAACCAATCTTGAAGCCAGGGaagggaaccactggagctggTAATGAATCATTGGAAAACACAGAGACCGTCAAGAAAATATCTTTGCCAAAGCATATAATTCGCTTGTTGAGTAGCAG CGTTACATTTTCGCTAGCATCATTTGTTGCTTTCTTCAATAGCCTGGCAGAGGCGGGGATTCAAGCTTTCTTGATG TATTTCTTGAAGGCACGCTTCCACTTCAACAAAGACCAATTCGCTGATATATGGCTCATTACCTACATTACAGCAACCATATCAAAT ATGGTCTTGATGCCCGTTTTGGGTTCACTCCTTGGAGAGGAGACATTACTTTGTTTAGGACTTTTTGCCGGATTTGTTAAT ATGCTACTCGACAGCATAGCTTGGGCACCATGG GTACCTTACGCTTCTGCTTTGTTGGGCCTCCTCCTTAGCCTTGCAAGTCCTAGC ATAAGATGCATTATTTCAAAACAAGTCGGACCCTATGAACAGGGTATCGCTCAAGGATGCATTTTGGGCATATCAGCATTAGCCAATGTCGCATCTCCATTAATTTTCAGTCCTCTTTCAG CATTATTCTTGTCCAATTCCGCTCCATTTAATTTCCCTGGTTTCAGCATTCTTTGCGTTGGTCTTTCCTGG TTCATTGGTTTCCTTTTAAGTACAATGATGAAGATTCTCCCAGTTTTGTCAAGACGACGGAATCAGCCATGCACATTGGCCTAA
- the LOC142518659 gene encoding serine/threonine-protein kinase STY46-like — MVTEDNESCGSRVVESSPSESRQQRKKVEVYNEVLRRLKEAHHPETHEPAFDDQLWAHFNRLPARYAMDVNVERAEDVITHKRLLHLARDPAERPAFEVRLVQVAPAAEGNIGDSVHSQSPKRGSIHPPPAFGSSPNLEALALEPSKSENPDGDCAVDCGGKFLRPMHEITFSTEDKPKLLSQLTSILAEIGLNIQEAHAFSTMDGYSLDVFVVDGWPLEEVEQLRTEVEKQVLKFEKNYWPNSQSLHPLDEREKLEIKCESDHLKIPTDGSDVWEIDPQFLKFESKVASGSYGDLYKGTYCSQEVAIKILKTERLNTELQKEFAQEVYIMRKVRHKNVVQFIGACTKPPNLCIVTEFMSGGSVYDYLHKQRGTFKLPSLLKVAIDVSKGMNYLHQNNIIHRDLKAANLLMDENEVVKVADFGVARVKTETGVMTAETGTYRWMAPEVIEHKPYDHKADVFSFGVVLWELLTGKLPYEYLTPLQAAVGVVQKGLRPTIPKHTNPKLSELLEGCWQQDPTLRPDFSELTEILQKISKEVGDDGEGRKEKPGGFFSALRRGHHH, encoded by the exons ATGGTGACGGAAGACAACGAGAGTTGTGGGAGTAGGGTGGTGGAATCGTCGCCGTCGGAGAGTCGTCAGCAGCGGAAGAAGGTGGAGGTTTACAATGAGGTTTTGAGGCGACTCAAGGAAGCCCACCATCCGGAGACGCACGAGCCGGCTTTCGATGATCAGCTGTGGGCGCACTTTAATCGCCTTCCGGCGAG GTATGCTATGGATGTGAATGTGGAAAGGGCGGAGGATGTAATCACTCACAAGCGATTACTGCATCTTGCACGTGATCCTGCTGAACGGCCGGCGTTTGAAGTCCGGCTTGTGCAGGTTGCACCTGCCGCTGAAGGGAATATAGGAGATTCAGTCCATTCACAGTCACCAAAAAGGGGGAG CATCCATCCCCCACCTGCTTTTGGTTCTTCTCCAAATCTTGAGGCTCTTGCGCTGGAACCTAGCAAATCAGAAAATCCAGATGGAGACTGTGCTGTAGACTGTGGAGGCAAGTTTCTAAG GCCCATGCATGAGATTACTTTCTCAACAGAAGATAAACCAAAGCTTCTGAGTCAG CTGACCTCTATTTTAGCTGAAATTGGGCTTAACATTCAGGAAGCACATGCCTTCTCCACAATGGATGGCTATTCACTAGATGTCTTTGTTGTTGATGGCTGGCCGCTCGAg GAGGTTGAACAACTTCGAACTGAGGTTGAAAAACAAGTTTTAAAGTTCGAG AAAAATTATTGGCCCAATTCACAATCTTTACATCCTCTTGATGAGCGTGAGAAATTGGAGATCAAATGTGAATCTGATCATTTGAAAATACCTACCGACGGCTCTGATGTCTGGGAGATTGATCcccaatttttgaaatttgaatccaAAGTAGCATCAGGATCATATGGTGATCT ATATAAAGGTACTTACTGCAGTCAGGAAGTAGCAATCAAAATTCTCAAGACAGAACGATTGAATACAGAATTGCAGAAGGAGTTTGCGCAAGAAGTATATATAATGAG AAAAGTTCGGCACAAAAATGTTGTGCAGTTTATAGGGGCATGTACTAAACCTCCAAACTTGTGCATTGTGACAG AATTCATGTCAGGAGGGAGTGTTTATGATTATTTACACAAGCAAAGGGGTACTTTTAAGCTTCCATCTTTACTCAAAGTAGCAATTGATGTATCCAAGGGGATGAACTATTTGCATCAGAACAATATCATTCACAGAGACCTCAAGGCTGCAAATCTGTTGATGGATGAAAATGAA GTTGTCAAGGTTGCTGACTTCGGGGTGGCCAGAGTGAAAACAGAAACAGGTGTTATGACTGCTGAAACAGGGACATATCGGTGGATGGCTCCTGAG GTCATAGAACATAAACCTTACGACCACAAGGCCGATGTATTTAGCTTTGGCGTAGTTCTATGGGAATTACTCACAGGAAAG CTTCCTTACGAATACTTGACACCTCTACAAGCGGCAGTTGGAGTTGTCCAAAAGGGCCTGCGGCCAACTATTCCGAAGCACACTAATCCAAAGCTTTCTGAGCTTCTTGAGGGATGTTGGCAGCAAGATCCGACTTTGAGACCCGACTTTTCTGAACTAACAGAAATCTTACAGAAGATATCCAAAGAG GTGGGTGACGATGGAGAAGGCCGAAAGGAGAAACCCGGAGGATTCTTTTCTGCTCTGCGACGAGGACATCACCATTGA